The genome window AAATCAATATAACGATCTTTCGATTAGGCCACAACTATTATGGACCAGTGATATCTAGCAGTGGCAAAACGTGGAGCCCAGAAAAGAGTTGAAACGCGAGAAAAAGGGAgagttgaaataaaaaattgatattgataAACATGGGAGAAAGTGGATATGTACACATGAGCTAAGTGCTAAACGAACAATGAACCCAATTTGTTCTGTCTTTACCTAAACACTTGTGCCTCTGCCAACAAGAATCCAATTCCATACTATTTAATCTCACAACCTTCCCACCGACGTGAACATCTTTCTGCAATAACCAAAATCTGTTCCGATTCAAAGGAGCATTTAAAATGATGGGGCACCCCAATCTGCTACAGCTGTGCATCTAACTATCCGTTTTCCACCTACCCAACCCAACCCAACCAACTAGAACAACAACTATCACCAAATTCCACCTTTAAACTTTTTATGTACACAAAGCCCAAATCTGAAGCAAAGAATATTATGCTACACATGTTGCATACATAGAACAAACTCACTCCTAAATTCTTGTGCTCTACCCTCTGATTTAAGAACAGGATTTGATTAGTCCCAAATGGTACAGATTCCTTCTCACAAGGCTCCCAATGGACAACAACACTGCCCCACCCATTCCAACCGCTTGATCCTCTCTCTCTGCCTCCTGATGATTTATCAATGGCAACTCCTTCACCTCTAAATTGCTTAACCCAATTTTCTGCCTAACAGATTCGATAATTTTGGAATCAGCTGGATTTCCAATCGCATCCGTTAcatagaatatatttttagcCATATTCCCTATGGTAGATATCTCAGCCCTGGTCACATTGAGCCCATTCTCTCGGAATGTTCTCACCACTTCTGCTAGAAGCCCCTGCCTGTCTTCTGTGCATAACTCTAATCGAACACCCTGTAATCAAATCgaataatttaacaattaactCATTTTCGCCACTTGATATCATAAGGAGTAACGATTTAACAAATACCACGAGTGAGATGAAGGAAGCCTATACCTCAGATGCCCTTCTCTCTACAGCAGCTTTTAAGCATTGAATTACACGTTGACGTTCTGGTTCTGAACTAATTGGAGTCCCATCCTTGTGTCTTATATAAAATTCCTGAAATGAAGATTTAAACAACATTAAGTAAGATCATAAACAAAGCAActaagcaaaaaggaaaataactACATTGGATGAAAGGAAGTTGAATAATTACCAAGTAAGCTCGGTCACCATCAGTGTTAATAGTTGCATGGAATACAACATATTCCATGTCTGTCAAATTGCATACAATGTCAAATAATAGCTTGGTTCGATCTTTGCACTGAACATTCACGACTGAATAACCCCTTCCTTCCCAATTCTGGACTGTCACCGATGCGTTATCGGAAGTCAATTTAAGAATAGGAGCCCTTTCATAATCACGGTCAACAAACATCAACTGATGTAGCCTTCTTTCAGTGTGCATCACGGCCATAGAGAAAGAAATTTTTGCACTTCTAATGTCATTGTCTCCCTTCAAAACATTTCTTAAGCGCAATTCAATCTTATTAATTTTCTGAGAGTCCTCAATAGCAGACCCAGAACTAGAATCTTTTACATAGATTAAGGAGGCAATACGGCCATTGTGTGTCCAAACCTTAGACTCAACCACATCACATTGAAGATCAGCCAGTACAGCAAACACTTCCGATAAAAGACCAACTCGGTCAGTTCCTGTTAATTCCAACGCAGTGAGACCGTTAGAGAGGTTGGTTCTTCCATAGTGAATGTTCCCAAGTGACTGTCATGGGAAAATTCAGAGTTAGATAAACAAGAAAgacaagatataaaaataaaaataaaataaattctaacaggtaacattgtaattaaattagaaCTTGTAAGACCACAATAAAATACctgttcaatatattttaaaacactcTCGTCGATTATCTTGTTTCCATTTTGATCGGTGACATGAAAAACTGTCCATTGAAAAGCCAAAGGTTAGAAGTGCTTGGGGCATTACCCATATTTAGCATAAGAAACCATAACTAAACCAATTATTAAAATGGGAAATGACAATTTTATCTTACCATCCATGAACCACTTGCCATCAGCAGAAATATACGCTTTCTTAATTGAAAGGTTCAGGTCAGCTAGCACTTCTACAGCATCCAATAGAATACCATGCCTTCTGGCGCTGTCAACCTGTGCAATTCATGGAAGCAGAGACcattgttatttttaactattattttttttctaaacatatATGGAACAAAATGTTCCCATATGGGCAAGATTTCGTGGCAGGTTACCTTGACTAGCGTAGCTGAGGAGAAAACGGAATTGTCAATGACAACCCTGTTTCATAGAAAAAGGTCAAAGTTAGCAAAATTGCCTTGTCTCCCAATTTCTCTTCCAAACATCAAAGTATAAAGAACACACTAATGGGAACACAGACTTTTCAGAAGAGGAGGAAGCTGGAcgcaataagaaaagaaaagtcaaaaaaatggTTAAAATATTGTCAGCGgacaaatcaaattcaaaagtcggCGTGACttagggataaaaaaaaacGTAATTATTCTCTGAAAAGTATTCACGTTTTGAAACTGAATTATTGCAACCAGATAGAATGCAAGGAGGAACAAAGCCAGTGGTCAGAGACACGAAACGTTCTTGTCTGCAAAAAAGGGATTTCGCTGGGACAAAAACCAACATAAACAATAGCAACTGTTTTAAGATTAACAGGCTAGGGGTTTACCACCATTCGGGGGGAATAGATTAAAGAGTAAATAAAATTGGCAGGAAATCAAATAGCGTGTCCATAAGACGatgcaaaaacaaaagaatatgaGAGATTTGCATAAAATCAGCGGCGAAATTTATAGATCGGTCCAAAATATACAGGGTTAGAAGCTATATGTTCCAAGTAATAGAAACGGAAGAGACTAGAGAGGCGAGAGGAAAAAATAGTAGCATAAAACACGGTAAGACAAGAAGAGAGGGAGGATAGTTAAAGAACCTGGGAGTGTTCATCCGAATTATGAGCTTTTCGTATTCGTCCGTACACGCAGGCCACTCCATTTTTATTTGGCAGTGCTTcgaaaggagaagaaagaatGGTGTATTGAGAATCAAGCTCTGTTTTGCAGGAGAAACGGTAGGCGGTTATAACAAGAGTGTTCCCTTAACACGTTAtccgaagaagaagaagaagaagaagaagaagaagaagccctTGGCTGTGTCTCTTTCTTTCAATACGCGGTTTCCCCTAAGCTTAAGGCCAAAAGCACAAAGCAGGCcttgttcttgttcttactATTTGCTTGTCTCCGTCCGTGTTTAAAAACTACGAGTAGTAACACCgctatatatatttaaagatattttctacTCAcgcttttttttaattgagtttaGTGTAGCCCCTAGCATGCCTATACACAGAGAAAGAGGAGCACCAGCACTCTCACATGGCGTGACTAACGTCTGCCCCCCTGACCCACCCAgcctttctattttattttattttttgctctGTTTCATGCCACACCAAATAATTGTTTAAGGATAAatagtcaaaaaaaaaaaattagagaatatGAGGTTgataaattcttcataaatttattttttaatacgtaaaaagtgcaataaaaaaatgtctctaaattttataacttaatattataattcgttaattttttaatattataacataataacacaataatttcataaatttaaaaataagattaatttatttcatattttgatGGCATCACACTTTTAATCTTGGATGAAGCAAGGACGACACGTGTCCTCTTGACCAATGAGCGTGAATTGACAATCCACATTGGACGACACGTGGGATCTCCAGATGTTGCTTTGCTTGCTCTGGACTCAACAGGTAGGAGCCACGTGGAACGAGTAAACTTGATAATTAAGGTCAGATTTGCCGACCCCAATCATTATTACGTCCGCACGTGATAACACCGCTCGATTCGCTTTTTCCTCTCTCATTCACTCCTTTCGCCcgcttttcttcattctttcaTATTCACCTTATTCGTTGTATACTGAAATTAATTTTAGGAAATCATAGAAGGGGTCATTGggtgtttttaaaataagtaagaaTTAGGATAGTATTCGTTGataaaaaggataaaagatatattagttgataaaattaaatacataaataggatttgttgtattaattaaaatatcaactcaaataaaatagttatattatgaaataaaataataagatctTGCAATAAAAAAGGCCTTACACATAATAAATGTGAatgtaatttgtaataaaatcaaattatactttaaaatataatatttattgtcaTATATTATGTAACAGGTATAGAAATTTGTATAAGTGACATTATTTTTACTAAcgtgttacaaaaaaaaaagttgtattatATGtgatttctttattaaaaaaacattatatctTAGAATAAAATGTCTGATTGGGTTTAAGCATGATATTTAACCAAATTTTATACAGGAGACATACCTAACTGATTTTCAGATATTTGATTTGAAACATAATCTACGATGTTCTAATATTTACCTCatatattacatatttttttatttgtcatatattagttttcattcaatttattttttactgtttatataacaatttcttaaaatatttttttgttgaaatggaAACAATGGTAAGAAAAATAGTTTCtcctattattattactttggATGTTTACAAAAAATGTTGTGATTGTCAATAAAGGTTCGCTCAAAAGATTATTCTATCAATTTTACTTGGTCACAGTTATTTAGTGAGTCTCGGGTTGTAGATGGATTGATCTTGAGGATGATTACCCGGTATACCCATTAAGcaatagtagtatttttttttttttggatgaaaaatgtTTGATCAACATTCGCTAGTTGAAAGAGAGGCACTGTGTgtgtctatttttatttttaaaaataaacacaaaaaatagttaaataaagtagtggtaacaatttttttagagtAAGTAATaacacttatattttaaaattttatgaagaaagtagaaaacaattatatatattaatgggtaatttaggaataaaaaatatgtataccaaaaaatataattatctttattaatagttataaatgATAAAGTTTATGATGCAATTGAAAGTGAGACAGAGAAATGTTagtgaaatatttaaatagatGGATGTATGTgtattattctctttttttagaTAGAATAAAGTCTTTAATTCCTCCAATGGTTTGGTGGTTTGCAAATATTTCCTCTAATCATCAAATGCGTGTTTTAACGTGAGATTAAATTAATGATAGAATCAAACCAACATCGTGTAAGGAGGATGTGTGCTAACTTTGGATGCATGATCACATGCATAAGAAAATTTTCTGTTTGaagaaataaaatcttaaaatatatctCAATATCTcgaaaattttattcttaattgtTGGAAAATTAGTTATTGACTACCAACTTAAGAGATCcatggttaaaaaaaatctctataaACGGACGAGAACTGTGAAAAATCTCGAGCATGTGTCAAACAATAGAGTagactcattttttttaaaatcacggGCATTCTTTTAAGATTATCGTGGGTGATAAAATTTTCACTTAATCAGAGAACACTAATTAAGTGATAATCTAACGCTAACTAATTCACGCACTTAGTGGTGGAGTGGACTCTTGTGAATGTActgtatttgttatttttgtagTGTTTAATAAAGTCGACAATAGAAATGCATATCCTAATAAATTCCGAAAGGAGTAAGTTGGGTTGGGACCCATGGAAAGAGGACCCTCGGTGTCCGTGGCCAGATGCAGGCCCGTCAGAAAACACGTTCCACGGGTTTTGCTAGTGTCGTTGCCTTTAAATACAATACAacactatgtattttgaaacatacatataaaatattttatttataaaaaattgaaaacaagcaTACTTATAAGCCTGCAATAATTAAGTATTGTGGAGAGGTGGGTTAGTTAAGGAAATGTTGTTGGCACGAAGGTGTGGTGGTTTCCGCCAAACGCGGTTGTTTGACCATTGCTATTGCATTTGTATCCACAGTGCCACGTGGTTGACAACTCAGCAATTGTTGTATGGACCCCACCTTGTTTCTCAGCATTTCAGGCGGGATTGATTCAACGTGCATGAGCatgttttcaataaataattaacgcAGCAGGAATCAGAATGAATGCATGATAGTACTACAAGCATGCAAAATCTCTGTTTAGCTTCTCTGAATTTAGACAACAATGGCTTCCGACTCCGACTGTCTTGTATGACACCCCGCATTTCCTAATTTGACTATCGCCACTTAAATTAATTTGCTATATTGGGTTTGTGACGACGTGTAAAGCACACATTCCCATAATCCTTTTAACTATTTCACGTTTCTCCTACCTTATATATCTGAACTTatatataccaaaaaaataattttataagttagacttaaatataaataaatttaagtaattttttatatttaattttattattttaaaatattttagtttaatttgtaattattttttatttataatatcaaaGTTTCAATGaacgaaattttaaaaataattttattttttacataagattaataaaattaaatgatattaaatattttttttaatgaatatgaaattaattatttttgcttataaGTCTAGAAGGAGTATAATATAGAACCTTAATATTTTATACCATGTATGTTTGGTTTCAcattagaaatttaattttgaaatcataattgattttagataatttttatacGTTTAGTTTCacgttgtaaaataaaataaaattaatttttggtttagaatttattatgaattgaaataattttgtataatttttgcgttggatcataaaatttatactaaattttacttctaacttaattatataatcaaaaaatctaaacataaatcatatcacttcaaaattaattttatccaaaaccaattttaaaaaattaattttgtcaacCGTTTATTCAAACACGCACATATTCTTGAAGatgtacaaataaaaaataaattcttgaaaaagtaagaactaattttatttattgtgcaAAATATGTATCAATTCATGTGATATTATACTAAccttttcaataattttaagtttgagtcctacaattatatttaatactttaaaaaatatttattacctaCAATAACGTTATCcaaactcaaataaaattatctcttACAAAAATAATACTTAAACTATCAAACAAGAgaattcatttcattttgaaaaatatatattattgatgtaAAAGTTTCTTATAAGGGTtcagtttaattaaaatattaaagcttatagtaattttaaatatcttttctttaaaattttatttacctttATATCATGTTTTTTCTATCTCTAATACTTAAAAACAATAATCAAAACGCATCAACAACACCCTGTATATgtgttttattattgttttggctacttttttttctaatcaaactAAATCAAAGTTAATATATGCTTCATttacttttaccttttttgttcttgattttgtTGCTCGCTGTCAATATCACCAAACAAAGTACACATTTTGGgggtttatttttttcttatgattttttgtgtgctatatatcatatataattcttttttttttacaatattttgcattctgttttaattgtgattttaatTCGTTTATCTAAAAAATTAGGAGTTGAAGCATTATTGAATATATTATATGACTTAAAAAATCACCACAATATTATAGTATTTCTATATACTGATTGAGAAATTAAGCTAGGAATATTTAGAGGTTGTTGAATCAAGGAAagctaaaataatttctatgtaattttgataataaatatttatcttttattattctatttaacttttaatttatttttttaaaatgataaaaaaaaagcattactTTCCCACACATAACTACGGGTACATGATGGTGCATTAGTTTAAATAAGTTAAGTAACGCTACAATATAATTTGCGCAGACCTAAGATTAAACAAGTCAACCAACATACTATAGCCATAGCCCATATAGTTTAATTGTGCAAACTGGCCTTATACCGGCAACAAATATGTACAgcaatttgtctttttttttgctGTATACAACAATTTGTCTTAAATGACATAAGGGAACCCATGCTATAAAGTTGGACCCAACCATTTAGCTATAATAATGGAGACGTTTAATGAAGCAGCCACGAAGCTGGCAAGAAGATATTGTAgctaaaagtaaagaaaaaacaacAGGGTCGGAAGCCACACCATAAACACAATATACATTGGCCTGAGTGGGGGTACAAGCTATCACCTCCCACTTCCAGCCTGGCCCACTCAGATTTCACGTCAATCCAAATTTGATTTAGTATATGTGTGAATTGgcattcttaaaattaattttgaattaaataaattttataaaattaattataaaataacgtattttttgtttggataataaatatcagaaattaatttttttataaaatgatgtttagatacttttaatcaaaattgattttgaacatgtaattgctaaaatgagttttaattatttatacatgtctaatgtattattatttattatttattgttatgttGATTATCAATTTGAAATAAATAGGTAGATTTATAACaagttttcataataaaaataataactaaatattAGCTTGTGAAATAAAATGCATCTCTTTAATAAAAGTTtgcaattaaaattaacataacaaTGCATTTATAAAGTAGTgagagaaaaatacaaaaaagataaataattcgTAATATAACACAACTTTGTCCTATCACAATAACactaattttgatataatacttttatcatttcatcttgtattgaatcttgaacaCGATCTATCTTAAGTGAAGAAATGATGTTTACAACTTGGGTTTAGTTCAAGCTAAATGCATCTTGGTAGTTATCATTTGAGTCAAGACTTGTGTTTTCATCTTCATAACATGTAAAATTAACATCATTCTCAACATTCCTTCTGATAAAATTATGTGTAATCATCATTGCACGAACTATTTGCACTTATGTTTCAAATTTGTACTTGGGCATGCATTGCAAGATTGTAAATCTCTTTTTTCATATTCCAAAAGTTCTTTCAACGGTGTACCTTAAACTGTAGtgataataattgaaaaattcattattatttgcAAACCCAGATTTGTCTAAAATCGTGAAGGTGGTAATGTTCACATTTGTAAGGACCAATGTATTTCATTGGTGTTGGATAACCAACATATaccaaataatatttatctattaagaaaggtaaaaaaaaattgttaaataaaatttaatcgagaattaaattcaattaaagtgataaaaaaatttaatacctTAAGGAGAATGTGAAAAATTCATGTTAGGAGTTGTGAAAACATGATTAAAGATTTGAGCATCGTGGACAATACCTTCCCATCCAgccaaaacaaaagtaaaacacATGTTACAATCACATGCAACCATAATATTTTGTCTTGAAATATCTTTTCTTCCAATAAATCTAACTTGCTCACTAGGAGTCACCACACGTGAAATATGTGTATCATCAATTATTCATATGACATtcttaaaaaatgacaaatatcGTGAACCATTTTCTATTTTGGGACTTACATGCATCTGCAATGACACTAACAACATTTGTAATTCTTGAAGATGTAGTTGTCTTCTTCTTGTTTAACTTTTTAGGGTGATTAATACTCTTCATCTTTTTCCTACTCCTTTGGCTACCAATTCCTTAGCTGACAGTTCCTTGTGaatcatttaaattaattccCCCAAAAACATCAGTTGCACCAACACTTGTATCTTCACTATCCCCTGAATCTTCCTCTACATCTACACCAATGCCATCAAGACTTGGGCGATACACATCATTCATATCAACCTTAACACTAGCTGGCAAAATCCTTGATGAGGGTGTCCATTGGAACTCTCCATTAGCAACTACATCCATAAAAAGTCCAGTCAACTTGTCAGTAAATGGAAGTCCCTAGTTCctaaatttttcatataaagGGTTTTTCTgcacattcaaaatttataataggATAAATATACTTTACAAAAATCTTAGACTTGCTATAATACACATTTTTGTAACACATATTGTACCAATTATTGTTTCTCCCACCACTCATCACTAGCATCAACAGTATTTTTGGTATTGTCCCATCCTAGACTGGTTTCTTTACCAAATAGTTCATATCAAACTCTTCATTCTCTTATGAGGTTATCAAACCTGTTCTTAAACTTTGTCTTGTGATAACTCTTTCCGCTTAACTCCTTAAATTTGGATGTGACTCCAATCCATCCATTCTTGGAAAAACTAGTACTAACTCGTTATCCTTTGCACACTTGTTTCAAGCATGCTATAATAAAgcttttaattgatttaatgtCCCAATAAGCTATTTCTTTCTCGGCACTCATAATTCTACACCACATAAACAATTTTTGATGAATCGATTGTTGTTTCTTACTTTTCATCCTATTAACTATGATTAGGGGCATAGACAAGGTTAATCTTACACTCATCTAATGTGCAAGGGAACAAGAGAATCATTCCCAACTAGATACAATGGCTTTTGATGGTCAAAGGAATACCCAAACCGCAACATTATGCAAAGAATTTTGCAACTTCACAACTTTGACATGTTCTAACATTATATTAGTCAAATATTCTATGGATGTTTAAATATTATGTAGAGGACTACCAAAGGGTTTAATCTGATTCGGTCCAAGTCACTATctgttttaatttgaatacaatatattttttttagataggATTCAACATACTCTCTTGGTATAGTTTAGGACTCCTAATTTTTCTTAAGCTTAAAAGGTGTTAGGAGAGGTTAGAGACTTTGGGGAAGGTTGATTTTATGTACCTATAAGGtgtataataataagaaaagcaCTCTCAAGTCACGATTCAAACATTACCTAGCTCAAATTAATGCAAGCACTGTCTATAAACAAATTCGTCTTACACCTTAACAGTTTTGTCATGCTTTACGAAAATATTCATAACATATTCTAcgagattttaaaaattataagaccaACTAGGTTGGAAAGATATCATCCAAAACTAGATGACTGCAAAATGGTACTAAAATCCAGCAAGCACATAAGATAAAAATCTAAACCTTACATTTTTTTGGCTTCCTAGAAGTTATTATATCTCTCATCAGATGTGCCATATCCTTTATTGCTATTGCTATCTCCTAAAGTAGAATAGTATCTATAATTCTTATGGTTAGTGCTTGtcctatttaaatttaaaaacaagttCTAACACTCTTTCAACCATATGTTGAATCATGTAATAGGCGGATAAATGGGTCCACATAT of Glycine soja cultivar W05 chromosome 1, ASM419377v2, whole genome shotgun sequence contains these proteins:
- the LOC114424061 gene encoding ACT domain-containing protein ACR8-like, translated to MEWPACTDEYEKLIIRMNTPRVVIDNSVFSSATLVKVDSARRHGILLDAVEVLADLNLSIKKAYISADGKWFMDVFHVTDQNGNKIIDESVLKYIEQSLGNIHYGRTNLSNGLTALELTGTDRVGLLSEVFAVLADLQCDVVESKVWTHNGRIASLIYVKDSSSGSAIEDSQKINKIELRLRNVLKGDNDIRSAKISFSMAVMHTERRLHQLMFVDRDYERAPILKLTSDNASVTVQNWEGRGYSVVNVQCKDRTKLLFDIVCNLTDMEYVVFHATINTDGDRAYLEFYIRHKDGTPISSEPERQRVIQCLKAAVERRASEGVRLELCTEDRQGLLAEVVRTFRENGLNVTRAEISTIGNMAKNIFYVTDAIGNPADSKIIESVRQKIGLSNLEVKELPLINHQEAEREDQAVGMGGAVLLSIGSLVRRNLYHLGLIKSCS